A portion of the Sulfuricurvum kujiense DSM 16994 genome contains these proteins:
- a CDS encoding histidine phosphatase family protein, producing the protein MSLTLLRHAALSTEFHGRYIGHTDLPIDTELFAPIILPQMYDAVYSSDLSRCTQTLKQLGYGDFQTDERLREVRFKEQFEGKNFTEIEGMEVYNPRFLESQEQWHDFVCDESSTEFRGRLTSFLDELPFEKNILVCAHGGTIAEILSLLNAPIKRLAYLEYTIVTVK; encoded by the coding sequence ATGTCGCTAACACTGTTACGCCATGCGGCTCTATCGACAGAATTTCACGGGCGGTATATCGGACACACCGATCTTCCCATCGATACTGAGCTGTTTGCCCCGATTATCCTACCGCAGATGTACGATGCGGTCTACTCCTCCGATCTGAGCCGCTGTACCCAAACGCTCAAACAGCTGGGATATGGAGATTTTCAAACCGATGAACGCTTGCGGGAAGTACGTTTTAAAGAACAATTCGAGGGAAAAAATTTTACAGAGATTGAGGGGATGGAAGTATATAATCCCCGTTTTTTAGAATCGCAAGAGCAATGGCACGATTTTGTATGTGACGAGTCGAGTACCGAATTTCGGGGACGACTAACCTCATTTTTGGACGAACTTCCCTTTGAGAAAAATATTTTGGTCTGCGCCCACGGGGGGACAATAGCCGAAATCCTCTCTCTTTTAAACGCTCCTATTAAGAGACTCGCTTACCTAGAGTATACAATTGTTACGGTAAAATAG
- a CDS encoding adenosylcobinamide-GDP ribazoletransferase — protein MNKIILGVKFALSYFTLLPIRFNADDDLSHPRVLKSMLLSLPFVGVLLASLSIGVFSVLESLGWLGAIIAAVIYMVLYGFIHTEAVIDVADAVHAAHSGKDPYEIIKDPTVGAMGVLYGVSFTLLKIAALSTLLMHHLFLPFIAIALISRLSLLVLIRTYEFRSSFVTRLHENLRVVPLILLILLCGALGFYLLSVNFLPLFVAGVLTALLLSFLTKRSLGFINGDVLGMSLEGSELVLIITALLTCR, from the coding sequence GTGAATAAAATCATCTTGGGGGTAAAATTTGCCCTGAGCTACTTTACCCTGCTCCCCATCCGCTTCAACGCGGACGATGACCTCTCCCATCCGCGCGTCCTCAAATCGATGCTCCTGAGCCTCCCGTTTGTCGGAGTTCTTTTGGCATCTCTTTCAATAGGGGTATTTAGTGTATTAGAGTCGCTTGGGTGGCTTGGGGCGATTATCGCCGCCGTGATTTACATGGTGCTCTACGGGTTTATCCACACCGAAGCGGTGATCGACGTCGCCGATGCGGTGCACGCCGCCCACAGCGGAAAAGATCCCTATGAAATCATCAAAGATCCCACCGTCGGGGCAATGGGGGTCTTATATGGCGTGAGTTTTACCCTCCTCAAAATCGCCGCCCTCTCGACACTCCTGATGCATCATCTGTTTCTCCCCTTTATCGCGATAGCCCTTATCAGCCGTCTTTCGCTTCTGGTATTGATCCGCACGTACGAATTTCGCTCGTCGTTTGTGACGCGGCTGCATGAAAATCTCCGCGTTGTCCCTCTGATACTGCTGATACTTTTGTGCGGCGCTCTAGGCTTTTATCTCCTCTCGGTGAATTTTTTACCCCTCTTCGTCGCAGGGGTACTCACTGCGTTACTTCTCTCATTTCTAACCAAAAGATCGCTCGGCTTTATCAACGGCGATGTGCTGGGGATGTCGCTGGAGGGCTCGGAACTGGTATTGATCATTACGGCACTGCTAACATGTCGCTAA